From a single Brassica napus cultivar Da-Ae chromosome C9, Da-Ae, whole genome shotgun sequence genomic region:
- the LOC106429104 gene encoding uncharacterized protein LOC106429104 encodes MSGDNDITFIIYYDGKFENLEGSLSYVGGKIHHLETAPQCLFGGIMSADVVDMYGQRVWYKFPYEDLLSLKVLFDGGLNFQKMCDATQYVKTVEIYLEHQDVNNEAEESESALQDAQSEAHDGETSPHDGADSGIERDEARDNSEPDPRDERVEEIVSEFVDEEEYNEAHRDTPPCSDDEEGDIESGYERWRRGSGELKIMQVFESITEFKEAVLEYALKGGWNVKYTRWGDQISEAKCAVVGEVPCTWRIYCSYEKSVQQYMVKSFQEEHTCTKDRYCKLLTDHVIAKLLINEIRHDNALMPRFIQEIIEDRYNLTVTHDIARKARKRALEMISDEFDEQFARIKDYKEKILETNPGSTCDVVTIIRDDGVEIFDKFYVCFKALNTIWRAYCRPIIGIDGCFMKSTSKGQLLAAVGRDANNQIYPVAWGIVQVEDTDNWKWFIERVKYDLNLQSGQGFTLISDKQKGLIKAVDEELPHIEHRMCARHVYGNVKKLHPNKPKFKKLYWAVANSFNEGDYKAALKELKAFDSQIYDDLMVRDPKTCTRAFFSTTSTCEDGLNNFSESYNSSLKKARSLPLVEMLETMRRQTMVRIEVRKKKLLKYRKKYSEKVANTIAEEEEKRKWCKKRTPGPNGVSEVQENNISYTVNMDKRTCSCRRWDLTGIPCRHALKVIKDKKLNSENFVAECYLTTLWKKQYSDSITPVEGMKFWKDAPGSHIEPPPRPIEKGRKKNPQKRKKSVHESPTKGKKVSGHFKKIHCYRCGTEGHNSLYCDRPGAPNKPRKIYPRKKKQPSQGETMSVDHGEAPGPSQPTQTSN; translated from the exons ATGAG TGGGGATAATGATATCACGTTTATTATATACTACGACGGGAAGTTTGAGAATTTAGAAGGAAGTCTAAGCTATGTTGGTGGGAAAATTCATCATCTTGAAACCGCTCCTCAATGTCTATTTGGTGGGATAATGTCGGCAGATGTTGTTGATATGTATGGGCAACGAGTTTGGTACAAGTTTCCTTACGAAGACTTATTATCTTTGAAGGTGTTGTTTGATGGCGGTTTAAACTTCCAAAAAATGTGTGATGCTACACAATATGTAAAGACAGTGGAAATCTATCTTGAGCACCAAGACGTTAACAATGAGGCTGAAGAGAGTGAATCAGCTTTGCAAGATGCTCAATCAGAAGCGCATGATGGTGAAACTTCTCCGCATGATGGTGCTGATTCGGGAATAGAAAGGGATGAGGCCCGAGATAATAGTGAACCTGACCCGCGGGATGAGCGTGTAGAAGAAATAGTTTCTGAGTTTGTTGATGAGGAAGAGTACAATGAAGCTCATAGAGATACACCTCCATGCTCGGATGATGAAGAAGGTGACATCGAAAGTGGTTATGAAAGATGGcgaagaggaagtggagagtTGAAAATTATGCAGGTTTTTGAAAGCATAACCGAGTTCAAGGAAGCTGTGTTAGAATATGCATTGAAGGGAGGTTGGAATGTTAAATACACAAGATGGGGAGATCAAATTTCTGAGGCAAAGTGTGCTGTAGTGGGTGAGGTTCCTTGTACTTGGAGAATCTACTGTTCTTATGAGAAATCAGTGCAGCAGTACATGGTGAAGTCATTCCAAGAAGAGCATACTTGCACCAAAGACAGGTATTGCAAGTTATTGACTGATCATGTGATTGCTAAGCTTCTGATAAATGAGATCAGACACGATAATGCATTGATGCCAAGGTTCATACAAGAAATCATTGAAGACAGATACAACTTGACGGTGACACATGATATCGCTAGAAAGGCCCGAAAGAGAGCTTTGGAGATGATAAGCGATGAGTTTGATGAACAATTTGCAAGGATAAAAGACTACAAAGAGAAAATCCTAGA AACAAACCCTGGGTCTACGTGTGATGTTGTGACAATCATTAGAGACGATGGTGTTGAGATATTCGACAAGTTTTATGTCTGTTTTAAGGCTTTGAATACAATATGGAGAGCTTATTGTCGACCCATTATTGGGATTGATGGGTGCTTTATGAAATCCACTTCAAAAGGACAACTCCTTGCAGCTGTGGGACGAGACGCAAACAATCAAATATATCCTGTTGCGTGGGGTATTGTTCAAGTTGAGGACACTGACAATTGGAAGTGGTTCATTGAAAGGGTGAAGTATGATTTAAACCTCCAAAGTGGTCAAGGGTTCACACTTATCTCTGACAAACAGAAA GGTCTTATAAAGGCTGTCGATGAAGAGCTTCCTCACATAGAGCACCGTATGTGCGCTAGACACGTTTACGGGAACGTTAAGAAACTACACCCCAACAAGCCTAAGTTTAAAAAACTATATTGGGCAGTGGCAAATAGCTTCAACGAGGGTGATTATAAAGCGGCACTTAAAGAGCTTAAAGCATTCGACTCTCAGATATATGATGACTTGATGGTGAGAGATCCTAAAACTTGTACTCGTGCATTCTTCAGTACCACATCTACTTGCGAAGATGGACTCAACAATTTCTCAGAGTCTTACAATAGCAGTCTGAAGAAAGCCCGTTCTCTGCCTTTAGTGGAAATGCTTGAGACCATGAGGAGACAAACAATGGTTAGAATTGaggtgaggaagaagaagttgcTGAAGTATAGGAAGAAATATAGTGAAAAGGTTGCAAATACCATCgctgaagaagaggaaaaacgCAAATGGTGTAAGAAAAGGACACCTGGTCCGAATGGTGTTTCAGAAGTACAGGAGAACAACATTTCCTACACTGTCAATATGGACAAGCGAACATGTAGCTGCAGAAGATGGGACCTCACCGGGATTCCGTGTCGTCATGCTTTGAAGGTGATTAAAGATAAAAAGCTTAATTCTGAGAATTTTGTGGCAGAGTGTTACTTGACCACTTTGTGGAAGAAGCAATATAGTGATTCAATCACTCCGGTTGAAGGAATGAAGTTCTGGAAAGATGCTCCTGGTTCTCACATTGAACCACCGCCAAGACCTATAGAGAAAGGTCGAAAGAAGAATCCGcagaagaggaagaagtcagTTCATGAGTCTCCTACAAAAGGGAAAAAAGTTTCAGGACACTTTAAGAAGATCCATTGTTATCGATGTGGGACAGAAGGGCATAACTCTCTCTATTGTGACCGACCCGGAGCCCCTAACAAGCCAAGAAAGATTTATccaagaaagaagaaacaaCCTTCACAAGGAGAGACAATGTCAGTGGACCATGGTGAAGCTCCGGGACCAAGTCAACCAACACAAACATCCAACTAA
- the LOC111205667 gene encoding uncharacterized protein At4g04775-like: MSSSSNPNSSYGTAMSQSFSRRRVERERGFPAFCRKCGEAAVIFTSKTLKNPGRLFHGCPNDSEEDKNHLFKWTDESAVEEIHDIKSLFDEKIGHLELQSQRCEDVIRSYDKKIEDLGDALGGLGKEMKEMKELVQGYERDVKSLKKIVVCGVGMMLVYYYFAM, from the exons ATGTCTAGCTCATCTAACCCTAATTCCTCGTATGGTACAG CGATGAGCCAGAGTTTCAGTCGTCGTAGGGTTGAAAGGGAAAGAGGGTTTCCGGCTTTTTGTAGGAAGTGTGGAGAAGCTGCTGTGATTTTTACATCTAAAACCTTGAAAAACCCAGGAAGACTTTTCCATGGTTGTCCTAATGACAGTGAAGAG GATAAGAATCATTTGTTTAAATGGACGGATGAATCTGCGGTTGAAGAAATTCACGATATTAAGAGTTTGTTTGATGAAAAAATTGGTCATTTGGAACTTCAGTCTCAGAGATGTGAAGATGTAATAAGAAGTTATGACAAAAAGATTGAAGATTTGGGTGATGCTTTAGGTGGATTGGGGAAAGAGATGAAAGAGATGAAAGAATTGGTTCAAGGATATGAGAGAGATGTGAAGAGCTTGAAGAAGATAGTAGTTTGTGGGGTTGGAATGATGTTAGTGTACTACTATTTTGCTATGTAG